A stretch of the Macaca mulatta isolate MMU2019108-1 chromosome 16, T2T-MMU8v2.0, whole genome shotgun sequence genome encodes the following:
- the CRK gene encoding adapter molecule crk isoform X3, with translation MAGNFDSEERSSWYWGRLSRQEAVALLQGQRHGVFLVRDSSTSPGDYVLSVSENSRVSHYIINSSGPRPPVPPSPAQPPPGVSPSRLRIGDQEFDSLPALLEFYKIHYLDTTTLIEPVSRSRQGSGVILRQEEAEYVRALFDFNGNDEEDLPFKKGDILRIRDKPEEQWWNAEDSEGKRGMIPVPYVEKYRPASASVSALIGGR, from the exons ATGGCGGGCAACTTCGACTCGGAGGAGCGGAGTAGCTGGTACTGGGGGCGGTTGAGTCGGCAGGAGGCGGTGGCGCTGCTGCAGGGCCAGCGGCACGGGGTGTTCCTGGTGCGGGACTCGAGCACCAGCCCCGGGGACTATGTGCTCAGCGTCTCAGAGAACTCGCGCGTCTCCCACTACATCATCAACAGCAGCGGCCCGCGCCCGCCAGTGCCGCCGTCGCCCGCCCAACCTCCGCCGG GGGTGAGCCCCTCCAGACTCCGAATAGGAGATCAAGAGTTTGATTCATTGCCTGCTTTACTGGAATTCTACAAAATACACTATTTGGACACTACAACGTTGATAGAACCGGTTTCCAGATCCAGGCAGGGTAGTGGAGTGATTCTCAGGCAGGAGGAGGCGGAGTATGTGCGAGCCCTCTTTGACTTTAATGGGAATGATGAGGAAGATCTTCCCTTTAAGAAAGGAGACATCTTGAGAATCCGGGACAAGCCTGAAGAGCAGTGGTGGAATGCGGAGGACAGCGAAGGCAAGAGAGGGATGATTCCAGTCCCTTACGTCGAGAAGTATAGACCTGCCTCCGCCTCAGTATCGGCTCTGATTGGAG